From one [Ruminococcus] lactaris ATCC 29176 genomic stretch:
- a CDS encoding DUF6462 family protein: MGYARKDVEKTKKLAKKFVRYQEGAELYSIGLTKFQEIVEGRKTGINFLSYENHNVNVEE; this comes from the coding sequence ATGGGATATGCACGTAAAGATGTAGAGAAAACAAAGAAATTAGCAAAGAAATTTGTCCGCTATCAGGAAGGGGCAGAGCTTTACAGCATTGGGCTGACGAAATTCCAGGAAATTGTGGAAGGACGAAAAACAGGGATTAACTTTTTGTCATACGAAAATCATAATGTGAATGTGGAGGAATAA
- a CDS encoding HIRAN domain-containing protein encodes MAKVFITLTGTKHYFGNDFLKKGTKIRLEKEPDNEYDKEAIKVTYEGLGKIGYVANSSYTVIGDSMSAGRLYDKIGKTAYAKVELVTPAGTICKVCKKSLKNEMKETMNDEK; translated from the coding sequence ATGGCAAAAGTATTTATCACACTGACAGGAACAAAACATTATTTTGGAAATGATTTTCTCAAAAAAGGAACGAAGATCCGACTAGAGAAAGAACCAGATAATGAGTATGACAAAGAAGCAATCAAAGTTACTTATGAAGGTCTTGGAAAAATCGGATATGTAGCAAATAGTTCATACACCGTTATCGGCGATTCTATGAGTGCCGGTCGTTTGTATGACAAGATCGGGAAGACTGCTTATGCGAAAGTTGAGCTGGTAACACCGGCTGGAACAATATGTAAGGTTTGTAAGAAGAGCCTTAAAAACGAAATGAAGGAGACAATGAACGATGAAAAATAA
- a CDS encoding helix-turn-helix transcriptional regulator: protein MPKGTNQKFKLYRLAQIMLEKTDEEHYITMPEIMESLAEYNITADRKSIYTDLRDLSVLGIEVEGEPIGNRYHYHVVSRTFELPELKLLVDAIQSSKFITEKKSNTLIKKLEKMVSEYEAQKLQRQVYVSGRIKTMNESIYYTVDAIHNAISENKKIKFQYYQWNVKKEMELRHNGAWYHISPWGLSWDDENYYLVGYDSDAEKIKHYRVDKMLHIRFSSENREGKEFFNKLDMADYAKKSFGMFGGKEQTVKLLVKNNLVGVIIDRFGKNVILFPTDDEHFTVNVNVHVSRQFLGWVFSLGDGIKIVGPDDVVEQMRSEIKRLIEHYS from the coding sequence ATGCCGAAGGGAACAAATCAGAAATTTAAGCTGTACCGACTGGCACAGATTATGCTGGAAAAAACAGATGAAGAGCATTATATTACAATGCCAGAAATCATGGAAAGTTTGGCGGAATACAATATCACAGCTGACCGAAAAAGTATCTATACGGATCTTCGTGACCTAAGTGTTCTTGGCATTGAAGTGGAAGGAGAACCGATTGGAAACCGTTATCATTATCATGTGGTCAGTCGCACGTTTGAACTACCTGAGTTGAAACTTCTGGTAGATGCAATTCAGTCTTCAAAATTCATCACAGAAAAGAAATCGAATACGTTGATTAAGAAGCTGGAAAAAATGGTTAGTGAATATGAGGCACAGAAACTGCAGCGTCAGGTATATGTGTCTGGAAGAATAAAGACAATGAATGAGAGCATCTACTACACAGTAGATGCTATTCATAATGCAATTTCAGAAAATAAGAAAATAAAGTTCCAATATTATCAGTGGAATGTAAAAAAAGAAATGGAACTCAGACATAATGGAGCCTGGTATCATATTAGTCCATGGGGACTTTCGTGGGACGATGAAAACTATTATCTGGTAGGCTACGATTCGGATGCGGAGAAGATTAAACATTACCGAGTAGATAAAATGCTTCATATCCGATTTTCAAGTGAGAACCGGGAAGGAAAAGAGTTCTTTAATAAGCTTGACATGGCTGATTATGCAAAGAAAAGCTTTGGAATGTTCGGAGGAAAAGAACAGACGGTAAAATTACTGGTAAAAAACAACCTGGTAGGTGTCATCATTGACCGTTTTGGGAAAAATGTGATTTTGTTTCCGACAGATGATGAACACTTTACTGTGAATGTAAATGTGCATGTCAGCAGACAGTTCCTTGGATGGGTATTTTCATTGGGGGACGGTATAAAGATTGTTGGACCGGATGATGTGGTGGAGCAAATGAGAAGTGAAATTAAAAGATTGATTGAACATTATTCATAG